Within Raineyella sp. W15-4, the genomic segment CGCCTGCCGGTGCGGGCGACAGCGCGTCCGACATCCGTCCGCTCGCGGCCCTCACCACCGCCGAGATCATCGCCGTGTACGACACCCTGCTGCGGCCCTCGTTCCGTCCCGAGGAGTTGGTCAGCATCGGTGATGTACTGCGGCTCTACGCGGGCGAGGGCCCGGCGCCCTCCGGGGTGCTGCTGAGGGGCGGACAGCCGCTCGGCATCCACCTGTGCGAGGCGTACGTCGACGGCCGGGTGCTGCTGTTGACGCACCTCGCCGTGTCGTCCGAGGCCCGCGGCGGCGGCATCGGGGCACAGTTGCTCGACCATGCTGCCCGCCAACTCGAGGACAGCTGGCCCGGGGCGGTCGTGCTCGGTGAGGTGGACGACCCTCGGGTGTGGCCCGGGACCCTCGCGACGGGCGATCCGGTCGCCCGGCTGCAGTTCTACGGGCGTCACGGTGCCCGGTTACTGCCGCTGTCCTTCGTCCAGCCGGAGCTGCAACCGGGGGCGGGACGCGTCGGCGGCATGTTCCTGATCCGTCTCGACCGGCAGGGCACGCCCACCCCGGGTCTGTTGCCCCGGTTCCTCGCCGAGTACTACACCGCGTGCGAGGGGGGCGAGGCGCTGGCGGATCCGGCCGTGCAGGCGGTGTTGGCGGCCGCGGCCGAGGTGGATCTCGACCGCGACCTGCTGCCGATGACGGAATGGGAACGGCTCCCGCCGGCTACCCCCGGGTGATCGATCCCATCGACGGTGACCTCAGGCCCGGGTGGGGGACTCGGTCGCCGGTTCGGTGGCCTCGGCCTGTTCGGCGGCGATCTGGGCCCGGATGTCGGCCATGTCGAGGGCCTCGACTGCGGCGATCAGCTCGTCGAACGCCTTGGCCGGCAGGGCGCCGGCCTGGCGGAACACCAGGATCCCGTCCCGGAACGCCATCAGTGTCGGGATCGAGGAGATCTGTGCGGCCATCGCCAGGCCCTGCTCGGCCTCGGTGTCCACCTTGCCGAAGCGCATCTCCGGGTGCACTCCGGACGCCTTCTCGAACACCGGCGCGAAGGCGCGGCACGGTCCACACCAGGCGGCCCAGAAGTCCACGAACGTGATGCCCTCCTCGAGCACCGTCTCCTCGAAGTTCTCCGCCGTCAGTTGCAGTGTCGCCATCGGGTCCATCCCCCT encodes:
- the trxA gene encoding thioredoxin codes for the protein MATLQLTAENFEETVLEEGITFVDFWAAWCGPCRAFAPVFEKASGVHPEMRFGKVDTEAEQGLAMAAQISSIPTLMAFRDGILVFRQAGALPAKAFDELIAAVEALDMADIRAQIAAEQAEATEPATESPTRA
- a CDS encoding GNAT family N-acetyltransferase — protein: MTSPDTTPPAGAGDSASDIRPLAALTTAEIIAVYDTLLRPSFRPEELVSIGDVLRLYAGEGPAPSGVLLRGGQPLGIHLCEAYVDGRVLLLTHLAVSSEARGGGIGAQLLDHAARQLEDSWPGAVVLGEVDDPRVWPGTLATGDPVARLQFYGRHGARLLPLSFVQPELQPGAGRVGGMFLIRLDRQGTPTPGLLPRFLAEYYTACEGGEALADPAVQAVLAAAAEVDLDRDLLPMTEWERLPPATPG